In Actinomyces sp. zg-332, the following proteins share a genomic window:
- a CDS encoding deoxyguanosinetriphosphate triphosphohydrolase, whose protein sequence is MSEKNAEKWEYDVSCRQRYIHEEHRGASRGDFERDRARLIHSYALRRLGDKTQVVDPLYDDFTRTRLTHSLEVAQIGRALATFLGANPEIVDTACLAHDIGHPPYGHNGETALDEAAKDIGGFEGNAQTFRLLVRLEPKIIFENESYGLNLTRAVLDASCKYPWKRQEAPYKNGVQTKKFGVYEDDEKIFKWVRKNKPEKLKCVEAQIMDLSDDIAYCVHDVEDSIKTGYTQLEKLSDDATVQNMLDCIQERYNPSSTQDELAKALERLMKKEYWIKNFDGSYNDLAALKNMTSELISHFCTDACEYTKYRNKAEIFGRYSGKIEVSKETLAEITVLKGIAAYNVMVPLEKEDEYTWQQKILLDLFQALNEDGNAIKFLQPMFKNEWVKKSTEGDKQRVIIDQLACLTDDSVKRLYQQVSGSAFLY, encoded by the coding sequence ATGAGTGAAAAAAACGCTGAAAAATGGGAATACGATGTTTCTTGCCGTCAAAGGTACATACATGAAGAACACCGTGGTGCCTCACGCGGAGATTTTGAAAGAGACAGGGCAAGACTAATACACTCTTATGCTTTGCGTAGGCTGGGAGATAAAACACAAGTAGTTGATCCATTATATGATGATTTTACTCGAACAAGACTTACTCATTCACTAGAGGTAGCTCAAATTGGTAGAGCATTGGCTACTTTTCTGGGTGCTAATCCTGAAATTGTTGACACAGCGTGCTTAGCTCATGATATTGGACATCCTCCTTATGGGCATAATGGTGAAACAGCTCTAGATGAGGCGGCTAAAGATATTGGTGGTTTTGAAGGAAATGCTCAGACTTTTAGATTGCTGGTTAGACTTGAGCCTAAAATAATATTTGAAAACGAAAGTTATGGTTTAAATTTAACTAGAGCTGTGTTGGATGCTAGTTGTAAATATCCTTGGAAAAGGCAAGAAGCCCCTTATAAAAATGGTGTACAGACTAAAAAGTTTGGTGTGTATGAAGACGATGAAAAAATTTTTAAATGGGTTAGGAAAAATAAACCTGAGAAATTGAAATGCGTTGAAGCACAAATAATGGATTTATCAGACGATATTGCTTATTGTGTGCATGACGTAGAAGATTCGATAAAAACAGGATACACGCAGCTGGAAAAGCTATCAGACGATGCTACTGTTCAAAATATGCTTGACTGCATACAAGAACGTTACAATCCCAGCTCTACTCAAGATGAATTAGCCAAGGCTCTTGAACGCTTAATGAAGAAAGAGTATTGGATTAAAAACTTTGATGGCTCTTATAATGATTTAGCTGCACTAAAAAATATGACAAGTGAATTAATCAGTCATTTTTGTACCGATGCTTGTGAGTACACAAAGTACAGAAATAAAGCAGAGATTTTCGGTAGATATAGTGGAAAAATAGAAGTATCAAAGGAAACTTTAGCTGAGATTACCGTATTGAAAGGGATAGCAGCTTATAACGTTATGGTTCCTTTAGAAAAAGAAGATGAATATACTTGGCAACAAAAAATATTACTCGATTTATTTCAGGCTCTTAATGAAGATGGTAATGCTATAAAATTCTTGCAACCAATGTTTAAAAACGAATGGGTAAAAAAGAGCACAGAAGGTGATAAACAAAGGGTAATTATTGACCAACTAGCTTGCTTGACTGACGATTCTGTGAAAAGGCTATATCAGCAAGTAAGTGGATCAGCTTTCCTTTACTAA
- the aspA gene encoding aspartate ammonia-lyase, with translation MQYRIEKDLLGEKNISNDAYYGINTQRAIENFTISDRTINNVPVFIKAMAKIKKACALANNDLRVLADDVTEAIVHACDEIIENDRCLDQFPIDVFQGGAGTSVNMNTNEVVANLALEYVGKDKGDYEVINPNDHVNKSQSTNDAYPSGFRIATYEMVAELVEHVDMLANSFSKKGDEFKDVIKMGRTQLQDAVPMTLGSEFKGFSVNLREEIKTLRTSSQLLLEVNLGATAIGTGVNTPDGYAKRAVERLAEVTGYDVSLAENLVEATSDNGAYVFVHASLKRLAVKLSKICNDLRLLSSGPRAGLAEIKLPEMQAGSSIMPAKVNPVIPEVVNQVAFKVMGNDVCVTLAAEAGQLQLNVMEPCLAQSMFESITLLMNACDVLRTRCVDGISANEKVCYDYVMNSIGLVTYLNDVIGHHKGDEIGKIAARTGKSVREIVLEENILPEDKLNEILSVENLIAPKYKGEYFEKGQKTIF, from the coding sequence ATGCAATATAGAATCGAAAAAGATCTTTTGGGTGAAAAAAATATAAGCAATGACGCTTATTATGGTATAAACACACAAAGAGCGATTGAGAATTTTACTATAAGTGACCGCACAATAAATAATGTTCCAGTTTTTATTAAAGCCATGGCTAAGATTAAGAAAGCGTGTGCTTTAGCTAATAATGATTTGCGAGTTTTAGCTGATGACGTTACTGAAGCAATAGTTCATGCTTGTGACGAGATTATTGAAAATGATCGTTGTTTAGACCAATTCCCAATTGATGTATTTCAAGGCGGTGCTGGTACTTCAGTCAATATGAATACTAACGAGGTTGTTGCAAATTTAGCACTTGAATATGTTGGAAAAGACAAAGGGGATTATGAAGTAATTAATCCTAACGATCACGTTAATAAATCTCAGTCCACTAATGATGCTTATCCTTCAGGGTTTAGAATTGCTACATATGAAATGGTTGCTGAATTAGTTGAACATGTTGATATGCTAGCAAATAGTTTTAGCAAAAAAGGGGACGAGTTCAAAGACGTTATTAAAATGGGACGTACTCAGCTCCAAGATGCTGTTCCTATGACACTTGGAAGCGAGTTTAAAGGTTTTTCTGTAAATTTGCGTGAAGAAATTAAAACTTTGCGTACCTCAAGCCAATTGCTACTAGAAGTAAACCTTGGCGCTACTGCTATTGGTACAGGTGTAAATACCCCTGACGGATATGCAAAGCGTGCAGTTGAGCGTTTAGCTGAAGTTACAGGATACGATGTTTCTTTAGCTGAAAACTTGGTTGAAGCAACTTCAGATAACGGTGCATACGTTTTTGTCCACGCAAGTTTGAAACGTCTAGCTGTAAAACTAAGTAAGATTTGTAACGATTTGCGTCTATTATCCTCAGGGCCTAGAGCTGGTCTAGCTGAAATTAAGCTTCCTGAAATGCAAGCTGGTTCTTCCATCATGCCTGCAAAGGTTAACCCAGTTATACCTGAAGTGGTAAATCAAGTTGCTTTCAAAGTAATGGGTAATGACGTTTGTGTTACTCTAGCTGCTGAAGCAGGACAGCTACAACTAAATGTTATGGAGCCATGTCTTGCCCAGTCAATGTTTGAGTCCATTACTTTGCTAATGAATGCTTGTGATGTATTGCGTACACGTTGTGTAGACGGTATTAGCGCAAATGAAAAAGTATGTTACGACTATGTCATGAATTCTATCGGTCTTGTGACTTATCTAAATGATGTAATAGGACATCATAAGGGGGATGAGATTGGCAAGATTGCTGCTCGCACAGGTAAGAGTGTTCGCGAAATTGTTTTGGAAGAAAATATTTTACCTGAGGACAAATTAAATGAAATTTTGAGTGTAGAAAATCTAATTGCGCCAAAATACAAAGGTGAATATTTTGAGAAGGGTCAAAAGACTATTTTTTAA
- a CDS encoding RDD family protein has protein sequence MKEKNLLLTHENSENVITSEGVILKTEPLPLPNRILAFIIDSFFNVVIFIMLILTLFNYADIFIINANAVQTVYIISIAIVFFVIPILIETITCGYSIGKYIIGARVVREDGGAISFRHVFTRHLVGVVEVYGSSGIISITSIAVAQKGKRLGDYLAGTYLAKNPSYISHLPLIMPKEFEDWANQVNISRIPDSLMLEAKSFINRTNSLSPHIRQNFANNISNTLLKYVDLIPGENFDKERFIAAVLVVKRDDEFRKILLNRKHTN, from the coding sequence ATGAAAGAAAAAAATCTACTCTTAACACACGAAAATAGTGAAAATGTTATCACTAGTGAAGGGGTAATTTTAAAAACTGAACCTCTTCCCTTGCCTAATCGTATATTAGCCTTCATAATTGACTCTTTTTTCAATGTCGTAATATTTATTATGCTCATATTAACTTTGTTCAATTATGCTGATATTTTCATAATAAATGCCAACGCTGTTCAAACAGTATATATCATCTCAATAGCCATCGTTTTCTTTGTAATACCTATACTTATTGAAACTATTACTTGTGGATATAGCATTGGAAAATATATTATTGGAGCCAGAGTAGTGCGTGAAGATGGCGGCGCTATAAGTTTCAGGCACGTTTTTACAAGACACTTAGTAGGTGTTGTAGAAGTTTATGGTTCTTCTGGAATTATTTCCATTACTAGTATAGCTGTAGCCCAAAAAGGTAAACGTCTAGGAGATTATTTAGCTGGAACCTATTTAGCTAAAAATCCTTCTTACATTTCACATTTGCCATTAATCATGCCAAAGGAGTTTGAAGACTGGGCTAATCAAGTAAATATTTCGCGTATTCCTGACTCACTAATGTTAGAAGCAAAGTCTTTTATAAATAGAACAAATAGTTTATCGCCTCATATTAGGCAAAATTTTGCTAACAACATTTCTAATACTTTATTAAAATATGTAGACCTTATCCCTGGAGAAAATTTTGATAAAGAACGATTTATAGCTGCTGTTTTAGTGGTTAAAAGAGACGACGAATTCCGCAAAATATTGTTAAACAGAAAACATACTAACTAA
- a CDS encoding stage II sporulation protein M: MDIDVFVARHEKTWSRLEFLVDKRRLTGHQCDELISLYHISSAHLSYIQSTFKDKELILFLSRIVAKANTRMTSSRKGNMKGIAEFFTHSLPACLYECRKWTAACAVVFILIALVQYVWILHSPDVLSALGSADDLRKYATEDFVKYYTNYGASDFTTQVWVNNAYIAANMVAFGITGFMPLYRLYQNAVAIGISAAVVYTYNDIFVFFKFILPHGLLELTAIFIACGAGIKLFWALVVPTNESRKVSIAKQGRSTVIIGLGLVFILLFAGLIEGYITGSNLQTWIKIFIGIVSVTALWIYTLVVGRVAYNKGIKADIDESEAGYVNLENG, encoded by the coding sequence GTGGATATAGATGTATTTGTAGCACGCCACGAAAAAACGTGGAGTCGACTCGAATTTTTGGTTGATAAGCGCAGGTTGACTGGTCATCAATGTGACGAGCTAATCTCACTTTATCATATTTCGTCTGCTCATTTGTCATATATACAATCAACTTTCAAAGATAAAGAACTAATTTTATTTCTATCTAGAATAGTTGCTAAAGCTAATACTCGTATGACTTCTTCTAGAAAAGGGAATATGAAGGGGATAGCGGAGTTTTTTACTCACTCATTACCTGCTTGTTTGTACGAGTGTAGAAAATGGACGGCTGCTTGTGCAGTAGTTTTTATTCTAATAGCTCTTGTCCAATATGTATGGATACTGCATTCTCCAGATGTTTTAAGTGCCTTGGGAAGTGCTGATGACTTACGTAAATATGCTACTGAAGATTTTGTGAAATACTACACAAATTATGGTGCTTCAGATTTCACTACACAAGTTTGGGTGAACAACGCTTATATAGCGGCTAATATGGTAGCTTTTGGTATAACAGGTTTTATGCCCTTGTATAGGCTATATCAAAATGCTGTTGCTATTGGTATAAGTGCTGCAGTTGTCTATACTTACAATGACATATTTGTATTCTTTAAATTTATTCTTCCGCATGGTTTACTTGAATTAACAGCTATATTTATAGCGTGCGGTGCTGGTATAAAGCTCTTTTGGGCTTTAGTTGTTCCTACTAACGAGTCTAGAAAAGTGTCGATTGCTAAACAAGGAAGATCAACAGTAATTATAGGTTTAGGGTTAGTATTTATATTATTGTTTGCTGGATTAATAGAGGGATATATTACCGGATCGAATTTGCAAACGTGGATTAAAATTTTTATAGGAATAGTATCAGTTACTGCTCTTTGGATTTATACTTTAGTTGTAGGTAGAGTTGCTTACAATAAAGGCATAAAAGCTGATATTGATGAGAGTGAAGCCGGATACGTAAATTTAGAAAACGGATAA
- a CDS encoding DUF3499 family protein: MTFKRICVKPGCSNKAEAAFTYMYADSTIVIGPLPPMAEPDAYDLCANHAKSFVAPVGWQVIRVQTQLSNALPSDEELDYLAELIISASKKNIHLPQYLPPNIKNSADKVANIREYKNTNY; this comes from the coding sequence GTGACTTTTAAAAGAATTTGTGTGAAACCAGGCTGTAGTAACAAGGCAGAGGCTGCTTTTACTTATATGTACGCAGACTCTACTATAGTGATTGGACCTTTGCCTCCGATGGCAGAACCTGATGCCTACGATTTGTGTGCAAATCATGCTAAAAGCTTTGTAGCTCCTGTTGGTTGGCAAGTCATTAGGGTACAGACACAACTTTCTAATGCTCTACCTAGCGATGAAGAATTGGATTATTTAGCTGAACTAATTATTAGCGCTTCCAAGAAGAATATACATTTGCCACAGTATTTACCACCAAATATCAAAAATTCAGCGGATAAAGTTGCTAATATTCGTGAATATAAAAACACTAATTATTAG
- a CDS encoding xanthine phosphoribosyltransferase has product MELLKEYIRKQGIVEKDNILKVDSFLNHQIDINLLNKIGEEFKKRFTSETITKILTIESSGIAIASITAQYFNVPVVFAKKSTSKTLNTDVYVTKVHSYTHNKDYEVLVSKKYISSNDNVLIIDDFLANGKALLGLIDICRQANANIAGSGIVIEKSFQKGANLIRETGIKLESLAKLSKITTNGIEFVN; this is encoded by the coding sequence ATGGAACTCTTAAAAGAATATATAAGAAAACAAGGTATAGTTGAAAAAGATAATATTTTAAAAGTAGATAGTTTTCTAAATCACCAAATAGATATAAATCTACTAAATAAAATAGGTGAAGAGTTTAAAAAACGTTTCACTAGCGAAACTATTACAAAAATCTTAACTATTGAAAGCTCAGGAATAGCCATTGCAAGCATAACAGCACAATACTTCAACGTTCCTGTAGTTTTCGCTAAAAAATCTACTTCTAAAACACTAAATACTGATGTATATGTAACAAAAGTTCACTCCTACACACACAATAAAGACTATGAAGTTTTAGTGTCTAAAAAGTATATATCGTCTAATGATAATGTGCTTATAATAGATGATTTTCTAGCAAATGGAAAAGCCTTACTAGGTCTAATAGATATTTGCAGACAAGCTAATGCTAATATTGCAGGTAGTGGAATTGTGATAGAAAAAAGCTTCCAAAAAGGTGCAAATTTAATACGAGAAACAGGTATAAAACTAGAATCTCTAGCAAAACTTTCAAAAATCACCACCAATGGCATAGAGTTTGTTAATTAG
- a CDS encoding amidase family protein — protein MNNIKKLLALFVTAFIFVSSGFVIISRYIKRIFKESPQEAIQYNQKKVRDVINAQIKGFDIESIKSKKHLILERTIEEIQKSVQSGELSYTEITVFYLNRIKEIDQKEYGLNAIAEVNPEAVKQAQNFDLHKNEANSPLYGLPVTLKDNINTVDMPTSAGTYAFKDFVPNDDAQVVKNLRNANVLILAKVNLSELAHFMDYKTPSGYSSKVGQTRNPFAPLELSPSGSSTGSAVSIATNIGVFSIGTETTGSIIAPASIQSVVGMKSSRDSISREGVFPLSSTLDSLGPIARNVTDALQAYNSIVDDKKLCLDIAKLDKNYIKGKRIGIVQTQNSKTNELISILEKAGAEVVKVRFDENGINYLDIINNDFKFDFANFAKKYNLPLKNLQELIDYNRADLSRRARYGQILLETSNEIKENNVRGVSRQVILAKNRLDSLRERYDLDAFVFFNNESVILPAVAGYPYMSIPFGKDEKGIPQGTTFVVGESEEKELFCFGYAFEQMANGRVIPKKYGK, from the coding sequence ATGAATAATATTAAAAAACTTTTGGCTCTATTTGTAACAGCTTTCATTTTTGTTAGTAGTGGATTTGTAATTATTTCTAGGTATATAAAGCGTATTTTTAAAGAATCTCCACAAGAAGCTATTCAATATAATCAGAAAAAAGTTAGAGATGTTATAAATGCCCAGATTAAAGGTTTTGACATCGAATCTATCAAATCTAAAAAACATTTAATCTTAGAACGCACGATAGAAGAAATTCAAAAAAGCGTGCAATCAGGAGAACTATCTTACACTGAAATTACAGTATTTTACTTGAATCGTATTAAGGAAATAGATCAGAAAGAATACGGTTTGAATGCGATTGCTGAAGTCAATCCTGAGGCTGTAAAACAGGCTCAGAACTTTGATTTACACAAAAATGAAGCCAACTCGCCTTTATATGGTCTACCAGTGACTTTGAAAGACAATATTAATACTGTTGATATGCCAACTAGTGCTGGTACTTATGCGTTCAAAGATTTCGTTCCTAATGACGATGCTCAAGTAGTTAAGAATTTACGAAACGCTAATGTTTTAATATTAGCTAAAGTGAATTTGTCTGAACTCGCTCACTTTATGGATTATAAAACTCCAAGTGGATATAGTTCTAAAGTAGGACAGACTAGGAATCCTTTTGCACCATTGGAACTATCGCCTTCAGGATCTAGTACTGGAAGTGCAGTGAGCATAGCTACTAATATTGGAGTATTTTCAATAGGGACAGAAACGACTGGTTCAATTATTGCTCCAGCTTCCATACAATCAGTTGTAGGTATGAAATCTTCTAGAGATAGTATTTCACGAGAAGGAGTTTTCCCACTTTCTTCAACTTTAGATAGCTTAGGACCTATTGCTCGTAATGTAACTGATGCTCTTCAAGCTTATAATTCAATTGTTGATGATAAAAAACTTTGTTTAGATATAGCTAAATTGGATAAAAATTATATAAAAGGTAAGCGTATAGGGATAGTTCAGACACAAAATTCTAAGACAAATGAACTCATATCTATTCTTGAAAAAGCTGGGGCTGAGGTAGTAAAAGTAAGGTTTGATGAAAACGGTATTAATTATTTAGACATTATAAATAATGACTTTAAATTTGACTTTGCTAATTTCGCTAAAAAATATAATTTGCCTTTAAAGAATTTACAAGAATTGATTGATTACAATAGAGCTGATCTTTCACGCAGGGCAAGGTACGGTCAAATTCTTTTAGAAACTTCAAATGAGATTAAAGAAAATAACGTTAGGGGAGTATCAAGACAGGTTATACTCGCTAAAAACCGCCTAGATTCTTTGCGTGAACGCTATGATTTAGATGCTTTTGTATTCTTTAATAATGAGAGCGTAATACTACCAGCTGTAGCAGGATATCCTTATATGAGCATTCCTTTTGGCAAAGATGAAAAGGGTATTCCTCAAGGTACAACATTTGTTGTGGGCGAGAGTGAAGAAAAAGAGTTATTCTGCTTTGGATATGCATTTGAGCAAATGGCAAATGGTAGAGTAATACCTAAAAAATATGGTAAATAG
- the metK gene encoding methionine adenosyltransferase: MLKTFLTAESVCMGHPDKLCDFISDSVLDECLSKDKYSRVACEVMATKGNIFVAGEITCSAEVDIQSITENALKTVGYNPQDFKIFVYVHQQSKDIAHGVDNALEYRNGDDSPYSSLGAGDQGSVYGYATNETTQLLPLALVLSHKLCENIDIARKSGVISGLLPDGKAQVSVEYEDGKPKKIKTVVLSVQHEASKDLDTLRKEIANKVLPVVFEEFPLDEDTDIFINPAGQFVEGGPAADTGLTGRKLMVDTYGGLGPHGGGAFSGKDATKVDRSAAYMARHIAKTIVEAKLAERCEVCLSYAIGKASPVAVNVKTFNTSTHSEQDLSEAVQKVFDLRPGAIIEYLDLLLPIYSQTSAYGHFSKTSFSWEKTHKAKELVDLLK; the protein is encoded by the coding sequence ATGCTTAAAACATTCTTGACAGCTGAAAGCGTATGTATGGGACACCCTGATAAACTCTGTGATTTTATATCAGATTCTGTATTAGACGAATGTTTAAGCAAGGATAAGTATTCGCGTGTAGCATGTGAAGTAATGGCAACTAAAGGCAATATATTCGTTGCTGGAGAAATAACTTGCTCTGCTGAAGTAGATATTCAAAGCATAACTGAAAATGCTTTAAAAACAGTGGGCTACAATCCGCAAGACTTCAAAATCTTTGTTTATGTACATCAGCAAAGTAAAGACATCGCTCACGGTGTAGATAATGCGTTAGAATATCGCAATGGTGACGATTCCCCTTATTCATCTCTTGGAGCTGGTGATCAAGGTAGCGTATACGGTTATGCAACTAACGAAACCACTCAACTACTTCCTCTTGCCCTAGTACTTTCACACAAACTATGTGAAAACATTGATATTGCAAGAAAAAGTGGAGTTATTTCTGGACTTCTACCTGATGGTAAAGCTCAAGTAAGCGTTGAATACGAAGATGGAAAGCCAAAGAAAATAAAAACTGTAGTACTGTCCGTACAGCATGAAGCCTCTAAAGACTTAGATACTTTACGTAAAGAAATTGCTAACAAAGTACTACCAGTTGTTTTTGAAGAATTCCCACTCGATGAAGATACTGATATATTCATCAATCCAGCTGGGCAGTTCGTAGAAGGAGGCCCTGCAGCTGATACTGGTTTGACTGGTAGAAAGTTGATGGTTGATACTTATGGAGGTCTTGGCCCACATGGTGGTGGAGCTTTTAGTGGCAAAGATGCAACAAAAGTTGATCGTAGCGCTGCTTATATGGCTCGTCACATTGCAAAGACTATTGTAGAGGCAAAATTGGCTGAACGCTGTGAAGTATGTTTATCCTATGCTATTGGTAAAGCTAGCCCTGTTGCTGTAAATGTAAAAACTTTCAATACAAGCACGCATAGTGAACAAGATTTAAGCGAAGCAGTGCAAAAAGTCTTTGATTTGCGACCTGGAGCTATAATTGAGTACTTAGATTTGCTTTTGCCTATCTATAGTCAAACATCAGCTTATGGACACTTTAGTAAAACTAGCTTTAGCTGGGAAAAGACGCATAAAGCCAAAGAGCTAGTTGACTTACTCAAGTAG
- the glnA gene encoding type I glutamate--ammonia ligase, which produces MFKTVEETIDYIKSEEIENIDVRFCDLPGVMQHFTIPVNAFNEDILTEGLMFDGSSIRGFSEIHKSDMKLLPDLSTAYVDPFRHAKTLIMNFAVVDPFTNEPFSRDPRQIAAKAENYLRSTGIADTCYIGAEAEFYLFDEIRYKTTPEETFFKIDSQEAAWNSASEEEGGNLGYKIPFKAGYFPVSPTDQSADIRDAMSKICQEVGLEIERSHHEVGNAGQQEINYRFNSLLSAADDMMKFKYVIQNTAFEFGKTATFMPKPLWKDNGSGMHCHFSLWKDGTPLFHDETGYGGLSDTARWFIGGLLKHAQSLLAFTNPSVNSYRRLVPGFEAPINLVYSARNRSACIRIPIVGSSPKAKRVEYRVPDPTANPYLAFAACLMAGIDGIKNRIEPSAPIDKDLYELPPEEYDDIEKLSSSLEQALHNLEEDYEYLMEGDVFTQDLIDTWIDYKYHNEILPMLERPHPYEYELYYNM; this is translated from the coding sequence ATGTTCAAAACAGTAGAAGAAACAATAGACTATATAAAAAGTGAAGAAATAGAAAATATTGACGTACGTTTTTGTGATCTTCCCGGAGTAATGCAGCACTTTACAATTCCCGTCAATGCTTTTAACGAAGATATCCTAACTGAAGGCCTCATGTTTGATGGTTCTTCAATACGCGGTTTCTCTGAAATACACAAATCTGATATGAAACTACTACCAGATTTATCTACAGCCTATGTTGATCCTTTTAGACATGCAAAAACTCTAATAATGAATTTTGCTGTGGTCGACCCATTCACTAATGAACCTTTTAGCCGTGATCCACGACAGATTGCTGCTAAAGCTGAAAATTATTTACGTTCAACCGGTATTGCTGACACATGCTATATAGGTGCTGAAGCTGAATTTTACTTATTCGACGAAATACGCTACAAAACTACACCTGAGGAAACTTTCTTCAAAATTGATTCTCAAGAAGCTGCTTGGAATAGTGCTAGTGAAGAAGAGGGTGGAAACCTAGGATACAAGATTCCTTTCAAAGCTGGTTACTTCCCAGTTTCTCCAACCGATCAGTCAGCTGATATTCGTGATGCAATGAGTAAAATTTGTCAGGAAGTCGGCTTGGAAATTGAACGTTCTCATCACGAAGTTGGAAATGCTGGGCAACAAGAAATAAACTATCGTTTCAATAGCTTACTAAGTGCAGCTGACGACATGATGAAGTTTAAATATGTAATTCAAAACACAGCTTTTGAATTTGGTAAGACTGCTACTTTCATGCCTAAACCACTTTGGAAAGACAACGGTTCAGGTATGCACTGCCACTTCTCACTTTGGAAAGATGGAACACCTTTATTCCACGATGAAACTGGTTATGGTGGCTTATCAGATACAGCTCGCTGGTTTATTGGTGGTTTATTAAAGCACGCACAATCACTACTTGCTTTTACTAACCCATCTGTTAACTCATATCGCCGTTTAGTACCTGGGTTTGAAGCTCCAATAAACCTAGTTTATTCTGCTCGCAACCGTTCTGCTTGTATACGTATTCCAATCGTTGGTTCTTCACCAAAAGCAAAACGTGTTGAATATCGTGTACCAGATCCTACAGCTAACCCATACTTAGCTTTTGCAGCTTGCTTGATGGCTGGAATTGATGGTATCAAGAACCGTATTGAACCTTCAGCTCCTATCGATAAAGACTTGTACGAATTGCCACCAGAAGAATATGATGATATTGAAAAACTATCTTCATCACTAGAACAAGCTTTACATAATCTTGAAGAGGATTACGAATACTTGATGGAAGGCGACGTATTCACACAAGATTTAATTGATACTTGGATTGACTATAAGTATCACAATGAAATCTTGCCTATGCTTGAACGCCCTCACCCATACGAGTACGAGTTGTACTACAATATGTAA
- a CDS encoding metallopeptidase family protein has protein sequence MQNIFRYEDNFLPNTITKKYKDKHGRGLRGLLISPNVPAYNSKQELFESLIILTSLKAQQKWPQTANIEFCTQNVPPSDPAPWETKDAILGRTFDQDLKHNLPARIVLYRLPIQSRAKTRKELKTLIEDIICQQLAYILNIEPEEVL, from the coding sequence ATGCAAAATATATTTCGTTACGAAGATAACTTTTTACCGAATACAATTACTAAAAAATATAAAGATAAACATGGGCGTGGATTACGTGGTCTTTTAATCTCACCTAATGTTCCTGCATATAATTCTAAACAAGAACTTTTCGAAAGCCTAATAATTTTGACCTCACTAAAAGCACAACAAAAGTGGCCACAAACAGCTAATATAGAATTTTGTACCCAAAATGTACCTCCATCAGATCCAGCTCCTTGGGAAACAAAAGATGCTATTTTAGGTAGAACTTTCGATCAAGATTTGAAGCACAATCTGCCTGCTCGTATTGTTTTATATCGCTTACCAATACAATCTAGAGCTAAAACTAGAAAAGAATTGAAAACATTAATTGAAGATATTATTTGCCAACAATTAGCTTATATACTAAATATTGAACCAGAAGAGGTACTATAA